Below is a genomic region from Syntrophales bacterium.
CATTAATAACTGGTTGAAAAACAGTATTTTCATCAAGGGTGACGTTTTACTGACTACAGAAACTCCTCCAGAAACGAATCAATCTTCTCCCGATAGGCATCGAGCTTTGACACCTTGAGCTTCCTGTCGGAAACAGTACGTTCGGGATGATCGAGATATTTACTCACGATCTTTCTGCCGATCCTGAGTCGCTGGGCGATCTGCCTTGCAGAGCAACTTGCATCCTTGAGCCGATGGATTTCAAAAACAGTTCTTCTGTCGATCATGGCAATGCCCTCCTCTGATCCGCATACCGAAAGGATTGTCGGATGATCTGCGCCACCACGGCATGGTCTTGATCTTCATCATCTGTCGGCTTCGGCTTGATCACCGGGCGGGGCGGGAGAGCCAAAACCTGGAAGATGCGACTGTCGAAGCCGATCAAGTCCTTACCGATCAGGCCATCCCGCGCAATGATGTACTCATCGAGATTGATTTGTAGAAGGGTGTAGATAGCGTCATAACTGTAGCAGGAAAGACCATATCTGTCCTCGGCCAGAATCAAGAACAGGTACAGGATGATCTCCTCCCGATCCAGAGAGGCCAAAAAACCGTCGGCCAGAAAGCGGTGGGGGATAAAGCTGAACCCGCCGGTGATCTTCCTGACCCTGTCCGCATCTCTTTTGGTTGGCCAGGTAATCCGGATTACCGCGAATCTTCTCCCTTTGCCACGCCGCCTTCCGGGCGCGCTGACAAACCAATTTTCCACAATTCCGGGGATGCTTCTGCCGCGGATCGGGAATAAAATACCCCCCGCAATGACAACATGACACCTCTTCCATAGTTCCACCGCCATCATCTTGGATGGCTGCTGTATATGCCAGGAATTAAAAGAATGAAATGGAATGAGAAGAATGATATGATATTCAGAAAGCTCAGAACGAAATGAGTGGACCTAATTGTCTGGCGATGACGGTATCAATTTACTCCGGTGATACTGGTATGGAATTAAGCCGGCGATGATACAGATGAAAGCCCTGGAAAACAAATTTGCCGAGTTCAACAACCTCAAAACCGTTCCTTTGGGACTCAGCGTCGATTCTGTTCCTTTAAAAAATGCGTGGGCCAAAGAGCTGGGAATCTCCAATGTTCCATTGCTTGCTGATTTCTGGCCGCACGGCGAAGCCGCTCAAAAATATGGTCTCTTCAGAGAAAAGGAAGGTTTTTCAGAAAGAGCCAACGTTATTCTTGATGAAACGGGAATGGTTGTCTGGCTGAAGTTGTATGAAATTCATCAATTGCCCGATCTGGGCGAGGTGATGGATTTCCTCAAGCACGCCTGAAAAGGGTGGAGGTGAACGAAAATGGATGAGAAAAGTCAGAACCGCCTCGCTTTGGAGAAAAGCCCTTATCTGCTCCAGCATAAAAACAACCCGGTGGACTGGTTCCCCTGGGGCGAGGAGGCCTTTCTCAAGGCAAAAGGGGAGGGAAAACCGGTTTTTCTATCCATTGGCTACTCAACCTGCCACTGGTGCCACGTGATGGAGCATGAATCGTTCGAGGACGGGGAAGTTGCCCGCTCCCTGAACGACCATTACGTGGCCATCAAAGTGGACCGGGAAGAGCGTCCGGATCTGGATCACATCTACATGACGGTCTGCCAGACGCTGACCGGCCAAGGCGGCTGGCCCCTTACCATTTTTTTGACCCCGGAACAGAAACCCTTTTTCGCCGGAACCTATTTCCCCAAAAGGAGCAAATGGGGAAGGTCGGGCTTGCTGGATATTCTGGAACAGATCACGGAAAAATGGACTGCGGACAGGAAACGCTTAAGCGCTCTGGCCGAGGAAATTACCACAGACATTCAGCGGCAAGCCTACGAGCAGCCGGGAAATTCTTTGACCGCGGATGTTCTGGAGAAGGCTTATGAAGCGCTTCAGCAGCGCTTTGACCCCGCTTACGGGGGATTCGGCGAAGCTCCCAAATTTCCTTCCCCGCACAACCTCATGTTTCTTTTGCGCTACAGCCGGATGACCGGGAAGCCGGAAGCGCAGACGTCCGCTATGGTGGGAAAGACCCTTCTGGCGATGTATAAAGGGGGCATCTATGACCATGTCGGTTATGGGTTTGCGCGTTACTCCACCGACCGGCAGTGGCTTACGCCTCATTTTGAGAAAATGCTCTACGATAACGCGCTTCTGGCTTACGTTTATCTGGAAGCG
It encodes:
- a CDS encoding redoxin domain-containing protein, with the protein product MKALENKFAEFNNLKTVPLGLSVDSVPLKNAWAKELGISNVPLLADFWPHGEAAQKYGLFREKEGFSERANVILDETGMVVWLKLYEIHQLPDLGEVMDFLKHA